The Lycium barbarum isolate Lr01 chromosome 4, ASM1917538v2, whole genome shotgun sequence nucleotide sequence TATTAAAGATGAGTCGAGTTCTTGTGGCCACTGCATTCAATGACGATGAGACAAATGCATCTAGGTTATCAGATGTATTTTTGTTAATATTTCATTTAGTTAAAGTCAAAACTGGCCCCACTGCTTTGACCCTATTGGAGGTCACTTTGCTATCACGTCCTTTTGCATAACGAAGGTTCAATAATATGATGCTACTTGCAATTTGATCTTTTAAGATTCAAGAACCACCCATATTTAAAATCCAAAATTTCATTTAATAGTCATTAACTCATTGACTTTTCTTTTTACACAAAAGAGAGTTCTTGTACCTGATCCTTTTTGTCTGAAATAAATTATAATTATTGTTTAGTTATTTTATTACAGGACATATAACTTTGTCCAACACGGCTTAGGCAAAAAGGAAGAGGATACATGTTCTCTCTCGTCAACATAAGTATTATCGGACAACTATGTCCATTAAGGTTTAAGCAAATGAAAAGAAATCACATAATGTTTAAAATTGGAGCAAATATGACTGAATTTTTATAGAATAGAATAGAAGTTGCAAAAAGCATGGATGCACAAGGCTGCACTTGACAGTAGTTAGTACTGGAGAAAGTTGAACTCTTTAAAGGAAGATATGAGAATATGGTACTCTCATGATAGCTATCACCTCACTCCAGATGGACAATATTCCATCACTAGCGGTTATAAATAGCTTGTGGGACATCAGCGGAGATGGAGGTCGGCTGAATTGATATGGAGTGCAGTTGCACAGCCAAAACACAGGTTTATTATGTGGTTAGCTGTGCAGAGAAGGTATCTTACAAAGGAGAGGTTACTGCATTTGAATATTCCAGTTGATGATGCCACTTGCTGTCTTTGTGATGCACAGACAGTAGAGACCACCTTACATTTGTTTACTGAGTGTAGCTGGTTCAGGCAAGTCAGTTCTGAATTGATGAAGTAGGCTGAAGTTCAAATCTGACCTGGAGAAGCTAAACTGGTGCTGGAGAGGATCAAGCATAAGCATTGCGAGCAATTCAAATAGAAGAAAATTGCAGCTATTTGGGGGGCTGCTATATATCATACTTGGGGAGCTAGGAACTTAGGAGTGTTTTAGAATAGAGTTGTACATACAGATATAGTCATAGCACAGATCAAAAAGGAAACCATAGAAAGACTTGAccttacttaggttgaataggaAAACTCATTCTCAAGAACCCTTCCTAGAAAGTGGCATGTGGATTTGAGTGCTCTTTAGGTGTATTTGTTGTTTTGTTATTTATGGTAATTTTCACAGTTTGCCAAAAAGAAATTGCAGAAAGCCTAGCATCTATCATAACTGTATAAACTATCAAATTAAAAACAAAGTGACCATACTAGATGGTGTAATACATACTAGAAATCACTAAGGTTTATCTTACAACTATCCAAATTAAGTTTTAGAAATGTATTTTAGAAGTCAAAAGACTTCCTCAAACTGGTCATGAAAATTCTGTGCTAACGCCTACGGGAATGCGACTATACAAGTAAAGATTTTACCTTTAAAACACAGAACCAGCTAATCTCAATAAAATGACACAACTATGGAAAACATGGTCCTTCAAGTACTGGATGAGTTCTTGTGACATTAGCAACAGGCATTTTACTTCTACCAACCACAATATCTCCCAAAAACACACCTTCCTCTGCTTCTCTTTCCATTTCACTTGTTTTCTTAGCTTTAAAAATTCCCATCACCATCCTTCCTACAACAAccaccaatgccaccccaaatAGCCCGATAACAAATCCAATGGCCAAAAATCCCCATATTCTCCTCTTCTTCCTGTTCTCTAAAGGTAACACTATAGTGAAATGACCATGATTTCTTGTGTAACATAAGTTAGGAAACCTCATTTCATTAAGTGAAAATTTTCCATTTTCATCAAACATGGCACACTTTACTGTTCTTCCTTTCATCAATGTTAAATTCTTGAACTCGATCGATATAGGTTGTCCCATTGGTCTAAGATCAATCTTTGCGAGACTTGTAATGTTGCTAATATGTGATGGTGCATCATAAACCATGAAACCAATAACAGAAGTTAAGAGACTGTAACCTGATATATTGAAGTAATGAGAAGACAAGTTTCCTAAATCATTGTATACAATGTGGATTCTTTTAACATAAGGTACTGGAATAGTTCTTGGAGGAATTGAAAATCCACTAAAATTTTCACCTTTTTCCCATAATGTCTTGCTTCTTAACCTCACTAGTGAGAGTTTCATACCTGCTAGACTTGAAGGAACACTAGCATTGTATAAAGATCCAGTATGTTGATGAACCAAAGTCTTGAAAGCATGTTCGTGAAGAATAACTTCTAGTGATTCTGTAAGGCTGTTGTTAGAACATTGAACAAGAAGAAAGAGTTTCAAGAAGAGGAATAAGAAAAGTATGTACAAGTTGTGCACAAAATTTGATCTCCTTGGCCATTGTGATCCATTCTTGGAGTTCATTGAATACGGTAACTATTTGGTTTGCTTTACTTTCCAACGGTATGAAGGATGGTGAGCTTGAAAAATGGCTTAAACTGAGGAAGAAAGAAGGGTTGGAGATGGAAAGTCTTTTTCTCTGTTGGACTAAGAAGTAGGGTATAACTTATAATCAAGGGTGTGACAATTAAGTGGGTGAAAACCGTTGAGAGTTCAAACTctagtaggaaaaaaaaaaaaaaaaggaaaaaaagaaaggtAATTTCTTTATATTGCTTAAGTGTTGGTCGGCATAGTCACCATGTATTTGTTCTGGTTGGAAGGTAACATGTACCGGATTAGTCGGGGGGCAGTAGAGGTGTTACATATCGGgtgcaaaacaaaaaacaaaattaatGGGGAGCCAAATAAAAATTACTGACATCGgatggaaaacaaaaaaaaaatacttaatgAAATAGTCGAGATCCTCCAAGTTGATTCAGACTCCAACGTCATCAATTGAAAATAGAGGAGAGGAAAAAAAGAGTAGGGTTAGATGCTCAAAGTCATGCTTAAGTTGGTCCCATTAGCTTAATAATAGGGATTCCACCTTAGGGTGAACAATGATGACTCTGTCTTTTGATAAAGAGAGACCATAGATTTTCCATAGAATGCGGGAATTATCACATTGACTTTAATGCATGTTCTTTTGTCTTTTTGCAGATAAAATCTTTTGTAAAAAGATGGAACAACTACGATTTATACGGACACAAGTTTGATGAGTGACCAAGAAGGCCATGATCTAGGTTGACTTCCATTGCACAACCTAAAGCCTGCCATTATTCAAATATTCAGCTTCAACACTTAAAAAGGTATTTTTTTCAGCCTTCGGTGCTTAAAAAGCTACTTCAATTCAACTAAACCAAATGGTCTCTTCATTTGCTTAGGAGTATCTCATTCTTGAATATGATGGGTCAAAGAAGGCACGCTACAACAAACATAACAAATCATACGATGAGATAGAATGCAATAGAAACAAAGATAGAGAACGGGTTACCTCCTCTTAACGGGCAAAGCGAGCCTCTATCCTGAATTAAAGAATTCAGAATCAATCAGATCTCTACAAATAGGATTCGAACATACGACCAATCAGTTAACAGCCGACGGCTCTACCACCGAGCTAATGAAGGACGACAGTAGATTCGATCTCATAGAGTTCCATTCCCGTTCCCAACCACCAATCTAAGCTCGAAGCTTCCTTCTggttaaaaaatattactccctccgtcccataataagtgtcatcttagccaaaaatacgcatattaagaaatcaataatgcaatgtgaagtttaccaaattacccctatataataaaaataaattacttttaccttttgattagagcatgcacaagaagtaaaccttttgacattgagaatccaacaataccaaattactatgtggctttttcaGTCATCATTTAGAAATTACTTTATTAtctaagggtagaattggaaaaaactagccaatttatgtcttgatttcctaaGGTAACACTTATTATAGGGCAACAAAATTTGATTAAAGTGACACTTATAATGGAACGGAGCAGGGAGTAGTATTTTAAGCTCCTTTGACACCGTTCCTTCCAAATTACCACCTCGAGCAGCTACACTCTAGTTGGTGGAGGTTAGATCCTCGTATGTCACCACTCTCGTCGCTAGACATTGTCAG carries:
- the LOC132638058 gene encoding uncharacterized protein LOC132638058, with the protein product MNSKNGSQWPRRSNFVHNLYILFLFLFLKLFLLVQCSNNSLTESLEVILHEHAFKTLVHQHTGSLYNASVPSSLAGMKLSLVRLRSKTLWEKGENFSGFSIPPRTIPVPYVKRIHIVYNDLGNLSSHYFNISGYSLLTSVIGFMVYDAPSHISNITSLAKIDLRPMGQPISIEFKNLTLMKGRTVKCAMFDENGKFSLNEMRFPNLCYTRNHGHFTIVLPLENRKKRRIWGFLAIGFVIGLFGVALVVVVGRMVMGIFKAKKTSEMEREAEEGVFLGDIVVGRSKMPVANVTRTHPVLEGPCFP